The genomic interval CCCGACTTGGAAACCGCATTCACCAGGGTCTTCCGGGGGTCCAGGCCCCGAAGGAGCCGGAGCACGGGCTCCGGCTCCACGTGGTCCACGTAGTGGAAGCGCACACCGCTTGCGTTGAAGGCGGTCTCCAGGGCCTTAGGCCCCAAGGCGCTCCCCCCGATGCCCAGAAGGACAAAGTCCTCCACCCAAGGGTTGGCCTCGCGGTAGCGGCGGATACGCCTTAAGGTTTCCGTGTCCTCAGGGAGATCCATCCAGCCCAGCATGCTTTGGGGGTCCTTCCGCTTGAAAAGAAGGGCCTCCCGGGCCCCTAAGAGGATGGGGGCATGCTCCTTGAGGGCCTCCGGGAAACGGGAAAGGAAGCGGGTATCCAGCCTGAGCATGGACCCATGCTACCGGGAATCCAGGGAAAGGGCCACCTGGTTGGGCGGGAAAAGGAATAACCCCCGGGCTATAGGGAGTAGGCTAAAGGCATGGGCTATGTGCCCCCACCCACGCCCCAGTACGGCCTCGAGGAGGGCCCCGTCCTCCTAAAGGATGGGCGCACCGCCTTTCTACGGCGGGCAAACCCTAAGGACCTCCCCCTTTTCGTGGAGTTCCTGAGGCGGCTATCCCCGGAGTCCTTGCGCATGCGCTTCTTCTCCCCCATCTCTCCGGAAAAGGCGGCGGAGCTCCTCCTTTTCGCCAAACCCGAGGAGGAAAAGGTGACCCTCATGGTCCTGGCAGGGGACCCTCCCCGGATGGTGGCCACGGGGGAGTACGTGCGCCTCAAAGGGGAGGACACCGCCGAGGTGGCCTTTCTGGTGGACGACGCCTTCCAGGGTAAGGGCCTGGGTACCCTGCTCTTGGAACGGCTGGCCCTCATCGCTGCCAAGCAGGGGGTAAGGCGGTTTCAGGCCTTCGTCCTGGCGGAGAACCAGAAGATGCTCAACGTCTTTATGGAAAGTGGCTTCCAGGTGCGGGCCCACCGGGATAGCGGCGAGATCGAGGTGGAGTTTGAGATCCTCCTGGAGGAAAGGGTGGCGGAGCGCTTTGAGTGGCGGGAGAGGGTCTCCACCTTGGCCAGCCTCCACCCCCTCTTCTTCCCCAAGGGGGTGGCGGTGGTGGGGGCGAGCCGCGACCCGGAAAGCATCGGCTACCGCGCCCTGGAAAACCTCATCTTTGGCCGTTTCCAAGGACCCGTCTACCCGGTGAACGAGGCCATCGGCAAGGAGGGGAGCACGGTGGGGCCCCTTCTCGCCTACCCCCGGGTGGAGAGCATCCCCGGCCCCGTGGACCTGGCGGTGATCGCCGTGCCCAAGGAGCGGGTTTGGGAGGCCCTCGAGGCCTCGGGCAGGCGGGGGGTGCGGGCAGCCATCGTCCTCACCACCGGTTTTACGGAAAAAGAAGCCAGGGAACTGGCCGACAAGGCCCGGCGCCACGGGATGCGCCTTTTGGGCCCAGGCTCCTTGGGTATGGTCCACACCCACCCTGAGGTCCGCCTGGCGGCGGGCCTGGCTCCCCTCCCCAAACCTGGACCCCTGGCCATCTCCAGCCAGTCGGGGACCCTGGGACGGGCGGTGATGGCCTATGCGGAGGGCATGGGGCTGGGCATCTCCTCCTTCGTTTCCTTAGGGGCTAAGGCGGACATCTCCTCCAACGACCTCCTGCAGTTCTGGGAGGAGGACGAAAGAACCCGGGTGATCCTCCTCTACCTGGAAAGCTTCGGCAACCCCAGGCGCTTCTCCCGCTTAGCCCGGAGGATCGGCAAGAAAAAACCCATCCTGGCGGTGCACCCCTCCCGGGACCCTTTGGTGCGGGCCCTCTTCGCCCAGGCTGGGGTGATCCGGGCCAACAGCTTGGAGGAAGCCTTTGACGTGGCCGCCCTCCTCGCCCTGGGACAGCTTCCGGAGAACAACCGGGTCCGCCTTATCTCCAACGCCTCCGGTCCCTCTAACCTGGCCCTCGAGGCCCTACGGGAAGGGGGGCTTGCCGTGGAGCACGTGGACCTGGGCTCCACCGCCAGGGCGAAGGAGTTTGCCCGCGCCCTGGAAGAAGCCATGGAAAGCGAGGCGGGAAGCGTGTTCCTCCTCTTCGTACCCATGGGCTTTGCCAGCGAGGAGGAGTTCCTGGCTCTTTTGGAAAAGGTGGAAGGAAACAAGCTCCTCCTGGGCTGCGTGATGGGCTCCCCTGGGGTGCGGGCAAGGGTTATGGGCCGGGTGGCCCTCTACCGCTTTCCCGAATCGGCGGCCATCGCCTTGAGCCGGGCCTGGGCCTACAAGGCCTGGCGGGAAGAACCCCTCCACTTCCCCGACTTCCCGGACTTGCACCTGGAGGAGGCAAGGAGGCTTTTGGAGGGCAAGAAGGAGCTACGGCGCGAGGAGGAGGAGGCCCTCCTCCGCTGCTTTGGCCTTCCCTTGGGACAAGGAGAAGGCCTTTTTCTCAGGCTCACCGCCAAGCCCCACCCCCTCTTCGGCCCCGTTCTCACCCTGCTCCTGCCCACTCCTTTGGGAGAGCTAGCCTTGGGGGAAAGGCTTTCCCCCCTCACGGAAAAGGATGCCCGGGAGCTCACCCGACCCCTGGGGGACCAGGTAGACCCTACCCCCTACCAGGAAATCCTCCTTCGCCTTTCCCGCCTCCTAGAGGAGTTCCCCCAGGTGGAGGAGGTGTCCTTGGAGCTTTCCGGCCCCTGCATCGCCCGCTTTGCCATCCGCCTTTCGGGAGACCCCCATGCGCATCCAAACCCCCGCTAACCCCAAGGTGAAGGCCCTAGCCGCCCTGAAGGAACGAAAGGAGCGGGAGCGGGCTGGCCTTTTCCTGGTGGAGGGCCGGCGGGAGGTGGAAAGGGCCCTTAGGGCCGGCCTCCGCTTGGAAACCCTCCTCCTCGGTCCTAAGGCCACCCCGGAAGACCGGGCCCTGGCGGGCCAAGCCCCTGTTCTGGAGTTCTCCCAAGAGGCTATGGAGCGGGTTTCCGTGAGGGAAAACCCGCCTCCCGTCATCGGGGTCTTCCGCCTGCCCCAAAAGTCCCTAAAGGGGGTCCGGCTCCCGCAACATCCCCTGGTCCTGGTTCTCTTGGGCCTGGAAAAGCCCGGCAACCTGGGAGCCATCCTGCGCTCGGCGGATGGGGCGGGGGTGGACCTGGTCTTGGTGGCGGAAGGGGTGGACCTCTATAGCCCCCAGGTGATCCGGAACTCCACCGGGGTGGTCTTCTCCTTGCCCGTCTTTCCCGTGGCCGAGGAGGAAGTGGCCCCTTTCCTGGAGGAAAAAGGGCTTTTCCCCGTGGCGGCTACCCCCAAGGGCGAGAAGGTTTACTGGGAAGAAGACTACAAAAAAGGCGTGGCCTTCCTCCTGGGCACCGAGGACGAAGGCCTTTCCGAGGCCTGGCTGGCCCGGGCGGGGGTTCGGGTGCGCATCCCCATGCGGGGGGTGGCGGATAGCCTCAACGTTTCCGTAAGCGCCGCCCTCCTCCTCTACGAGGCCCTGCGCCAGCGGGAGGGGGGATGAGGCCTGTTACCCCCTTCCTGGGCCTAGGGCTTCTGGCCCTCCTGCCCCTCTGGACCCCTCCTTTGGCCTTGGGCGTCTTCCTCCTCCACCTAGCCAAGCGGTTTTATCCGGGAGCCTTCCTATGGGGAGCCTTCCTCCCTGGCCTTCTCCACGCCCTTGCCTCCCCGTTCCCCTCCTGGCTCCAGGGATGGGCCATGACCTCTGGGCTTCTCCTCCTCTACGGACTTTTCCTGGCCACCAAGGCTCGGCCCCTTTCCAGCCTCCTTCTCCTTCCCCCAGCCCTTTGGCTAGGCCCCCTTGGCCTTTTCCTGCTAGGGCTCTTGCACGGGTTAAGCCTCCTCGAGGAGGCCCATGGGCGCGCCCAGGAACGGGGGGAGCCCTTTCGGACCCCCGCTTCCACCCTATGGGTCCCGGGGATCCTAGGCCTCCTGCTGGCAGGCCTGGCCTTCCTCCCCCTGCGCCTCCCCGCCCTTCCCCTACCCACCCCACCCTCGCTTAGCCTCCAGGCTTCCCCCGAAACCGGGCCAGGGCCCAAGGAGGTGGTGGCCTACCCCACCCCAGAGGAGAAGCCTCCCCCGTGGGTCGCCTTCCTGAACCGGGCCTTGGCCTACGCAGAGCCCCTGGCCTTGCTCCTTATCCTCCTAGCCCTTTGGCCCCTTCTGGGCCGGGGGGAAAGGCTTCCCTACCGGGGGGTTCACCTTTTACCCCTCCTGTTAGCCCTTTTGGCCGCAGGCCTCTTCCTCCTCTACCTGGGCACCCTAGGGGGTGGGGAAAGCGCGCCGGAAAGCACCCCTTCGGCTTCCGTGCCCGCCCCTTCCCAGGAAAGCCCCAAGGAGGCCGTACCGGGGCCCAGGCGGCTTAGCGAGGTGGGCCTAGCCTTGGCAGGCCTTTCCGCCCTTTTCACCCTGGGCCTTCTTTTCCTCTTCCTATTCCTGGTTTGGCGGTACCGGGAAAGAGGCAGGCCAGGCACCACCCCTAAGGAAGGGGTCCAAGCCTCCCAGGCGTTCCCAGAGGCCCTTCCCCAGGACCGGGTGCGGCGGGCCTACTTCCAAGCCCTAAAGGCCCTTAAGAGGGCTGGCCTCCCCCGCCTGGCCTCCGAGGGGCCCTTGGAGTACCTGGAAAGGGTTTCCCCTCTTCTCCCCGGGCTTAGGGAACCCCTTTGGGGGCTCACCGGCCTCTACCTGCCCGTGCGCTATGGGGGAAAGGCTGGGGAGGAGGAAGCGGAAAGGGCGGAAGCCTTTTTGAAGGATATCCTTAGGCTATGTTCCTCCCCCGCATCCAAAGAGCCCTTTCGGGCCGGGTCCTCCTGAAGGAGGAAACCCTAAGGCTTTCCCTCGCCACCCTCCTCTCTGGGGGGCATCTTCTTCTGGAAGACGTGCCCGGCACCGGCAAGACCACTTTCGCCAAGGCCTTGGCCCGGGTGCTGGGCCTTTCCTTTAGCCGCACCCAGATGACGCCCGACCTCCTGCCCCAGGACCTCACCGGGGTCTATCTCTACCGGGAAGGAAACCTGGTATGGCAAAAGGGGCCCATCTTCGCCCAGGTGCTTCTGGTGGACGAGCTCAACCGGGCCACCCCCAGGACCCAGTCCGCCCTCCTCGAGGCCATGGGGGAAAGCCAAGTAACCCTGGAAGGGAAAACCCACCCCTTGCCCGAGCCTTTTTTCGTTCTGGCCACGCAAAATCCCGTGGAAGAGGAGGGCACCTACCCTCTCCCCGTAGCCCAGCGGGACCGGTTCACCGCCCGGCTTTCCCTAGGCTATCCCGACGAGAAAGCCCTCCTCCAAGCCCTCAAGGAAAAGGAGCCGCTAGAGGGCTTGGAGGCCGTGACCCAAGGGGAGGAGATCCTGGCCCTGCGCCAGGAGGTGCGCCGGGTGCGGGTGGCGGAGGAGGTGCTGGACTACCTCCTGGCCTTGGCCGGCTGGCTCAGGAACCGGGAGGAAGTGCGGCTTGGGCCCTCCCCCAGGGCCCTGTTGCAGGTGGAGCGCCTGGCCCAGGCCCTGGCCCTTCTGCAGGAGCGAGGCTTTACCGTGCCCGAGGACATCAAGGAGGCCTTCCGGGCCGCCATCCCCCACCGCCTCCTCCTACGGCTGGAGGCGGAGCTAGCCGGAGCCAGCCCGGAAGGGCTGGTGGCGGAAGCCCTCAAGGCGGTTCCCGCCCCGGTGGAAAGGGCCTAGGAAAGGAAGGGCGCCGTGGCAGGGGTTTTGGGCCTTCTATCCCTCCTTCTCCTCCTCGCCCTTTGGCGGGCACCCCGGTTCGCCCAGGTCCGGGTCAAAGCCCAGGGCCTGGCCCCAGGTTTCCCCGGCCAGGAGGGAGAGGGGCAGGTGGCGGTGGAGGTCTGGGCCCCCCTTCCCCTTTTCTTCCGCCTGGAAAACCTCCCTGCGGCCCCCTTGGGCTTGGAACCCCGGGGGCTTTCCGGGATGGCCTGGGGGAAGATCCCGTTGACCCTGCCTCTTTCCTGCCGCTACCGCCGGCGGGGAGAGCATCCCCTACGCCTAATCCTCCGCTTAACCAGCCCCCTGGGCCTGGGGGAGAGGTTGCTCAGCCTGGAGGCAGGGAGGGTCTTGGTCTACCCCTCCCTGCGGCCCCTGCCGCCTTTTGAGCCCGCCCCCAGCTTCTTCCTGGAGGGAAGAGCCGAGCCCTTCGGCCTACCGGACCCCCTCGAGGCCAAGGGCCTCCGACCCTACCAGCCCGGGGATTCCTTGCGCCTCCTGGCCAAGCAGGCAAGCCTCCGGCAGGGGCGTCCCTTTGTGCGGGAGGTGGAAAAAAGCCTTCTGGGAGGCCTCTTCCTCCACCTGGACACCCAAAGCCTCCACCCCGCCTACCTGGACCACGCGGCAAGCCTCGCCGCCTGGCTCCTCCTGCAGGCGGAAAAGAAAGGAGCCCAATACGGCCTTTCCGCAGGGGAGGTCCTCCCCTTAGGGCGGGGAAAGGCCCACCTGGTAAGGACCCTCTCGCTCCTAGCCCGCCTGCAACCTACCCCAGGCCCCTCCCTTCCCCCCAAGGCCCCTTTCGGGAGCACCTACTTCCTCATCAGCCAGGGGGCGGAGGAATCCTTCCTGGAGGCAACCCTAAGGGGAGCCGCCCAGGCCCGGCAGGGGGTCCTTCTTCTGCTTCCCGAGGGATACTTCCTCTACCCGGGGGAAAAGGGCCGGGTAGCCTTTGGCAAGACCCCGGGCCTGGCCCGGGCCCTGGCCATGAAGGGCCTTCTCCTGGCCCATGGGATAAGCCTCCGGGTGGTGCGGGGCCACCAGACCCTCACCTTATAAAACCCCCCTCAACCCCCTTGACAAAAAGACGCGGGGGCAAAATAATAACCCTTGGTTTGACACTCTCGGCCTTTGAGCGTCAAAGGAGGGAGTGAGTATGGCTGCGGAGGTGAAGACGGTGATCAAGCCCCTAGGCGACAGGGTTGTGGTGAAGAGGATTGAGGAGGAGCCCAAGACCAAGGGCGGCATCGTGCTCCCCGATACCGCCAAGGAGAAGCCCCAGAAGGGCAAGGTGATCGCGGTGGGCACGGGCCGCATCTTGGAGAACGGGCAGAAGGTGCCCCTCGAGGTCAAGGAGGGGGACATCGTGGTCTTCGCCAAATACGGCGGCACCGAGATCGAGATCGACGGCGAGGAGTACGTGATCCTCTCCGAGCGCGACCTTTTGGCGGTCCTGCAGTAAGGGAGGTGAGGTATGGCGAAGATCCTGGTGTTTGACGAGGCAGCCCGCAGGGCTTTGGAGCGCGGCGTGAACGCCGTGGCCGATGCGGTGAAGGTAACCCTTGGCCCCCGGGGCCGGAACGTGGTCCTGGAGAAGAAGTTCGGCTCCCCCACCATCACCAAGGACGGGGTGACGGTGGCCAAGGAGATCGAGCTGGAGAACCACCTGGAGAACATCGGGGCCCAGCTCCTCAAGGAGGTGGCCTCCAAGACCAACGACGTGGCCGGTGACGGGACCACCACCGCCACCGTCTTGGCCCAGGCCATCGTGCGGGAGGGCCTGAAGAACGTGGCCGCCGGCGCCAACCCCTTGGCCCTCAAGCGGGGCATTGAGAAGGCGGTGGAGGCGGCGGTGGAGAAGATCCGCTCCCTGGCCATCCCCGTGGAGGACCGCAAGGCCATCGAGGAGGTGGCCACCATCTCCGCCAACGATCCCGATGTCGGCAAGCTGATCGCCGACGCCATGGAGAAGGTGGGGAAGGAGGGGATCATCACCGTCGAGGAGTCCAAGAGCCTGGAGACCGAGCTGAAGTTCGTGGAGGGGTACCAGTTTGACAAGGGGTACATCTCCCCCTACTTCATCACCAACCCCGACGCCATGGAGGCGGTCCTGGAGGACGCCTTCATCCTCATCGTGGAGAAGAAGGTCTCCAACGTGCGCGAACTCCTCCCCATCCTGGAGCAGGTGGCCCAGACGGGCAAGCCCCTCCTCCTGATCGCCGAGGACGTGGAGGGCGAGGCCCTGGCCACCTTGGTGGTGAACAAGCTCCGGGGCACCCTGAACGTGGCCGCGGTGAAGGCCCCTGGCTTCGGTGACCGCCGCAAGGAGATGCTCAAGGACATCGCTGCCGTCACCGGCGGCACCGTGATCAGCGAGGAGCTGGGCTTCAAGCTGGAGAACGCCACCCTCTCCATGCTGGGCCGGGCCGAAAGGGTGCGGATCACCAAGGACGAGACCACCATCGTGGGCGGCAAGGGCAAGAAGGAGGACATCGAGGCCCGCATCAACGGCATCAAGAAGGAGCTGGAGACCACGGACAGCGAGTACGCCAAGGAGAAGCTCCAGGAGCGCCTGGCCAAGCTGGCGGGGGGCGTGGCGGTGATCCGGGTGGGGGCCGCCACCGAGACCGAGCTCAAGGAGAAGAAGCACCGCTTTGAGGACGCCCTCTCCGCCACCCGGGCTGCCGTGGAGGAGGGGATCGTGCCCGGCGGTGGCGTAACCCTCCTCAGGGCCATCAGCGCCGTGGACGAGCTCCTCAAGAACCTGGAGGGGGATGAGGCCACCGGGGCCAAGATCGTGCGCCGGGCCCTGGAGGAGCCCGCCCGCCAGATCGCCGAAAACGCCGGCTACGAGGGCTCCGTGGTGGTGCAGCGCATCCTCTCCGAGACCAAGAACCTGCGCCTGGGCTTCAACGCCGCCACCGGGGAGTACGTGGACATGGTGGAGGCGGGCATCGTGGACCCCGCCAAGGTGACCCGCTCTGCCTTGCAGAACGCGGCCTCCATCGGCTCCCTCATCCTCACCACCGAGGCGGTGGTGGCGGAAAAGCCCGAGAAGAAGGAGTCTACCCCCGCTCCCGCAGGCGGCGGCGACATGGACTTCTAAAGTGGCAGGCTCAAGGGGCTGGGTCCAGACCCAGCCCCTTTTTTTAACCCCTTCCTCCCTTCTTGCCCTCGCTCCCTTGGACTTGCGCCAAGTGGGCCTCCAGAAGATGCCGGACTTCTTCCAAGGCGTACCCTTCTTTAACCCGCACCCGCATTAGGGATAGCCCCACCTGTCGTGCCAGGGCCTCCAGAAAACGGTCTCGCTCCCGGCGGTCTTCCCGTTGGTGACTTCGGTCGTCCAGCTCTATGGCCAAAAGGGGACGGGCGTCCTGGGCCCGCACAAGGAGAAAATCTATGTGTTTTGCCACCACCCGGTTTAAAGCTGCTTGCCGCTCCTTCCCCTCAGCATCTATATGGAGCAAGTCCGCCAAGCGCACCTTTGGCCACACCCTCACCCCTTCAGGCACCACCCTCTCTAGCACGCCAAGGAAGGAGCGCTCCGCCGGGGTAAGTACGGAATGCTTAAGGCGATACGGGAGGGAGGCGTCCCGCCCTCCTAGACCCTCTCTCTTACCCAGGGAGGCTAAGACGAAGATAACTAACCCCAAGAAAACCAGGGCGAAAAGGGGGCTTTCCATACTAGTGACAGTATACGGGTTTCAGGAAGCCAATCTGAGGGCTGCCGAGTTCCAAGAAGCCTTCAAAAGGGCACCACCTCCTCCTTGGGGCTAGCCCCACCATTCCCCTGCAAAAAGGCCTCCCGGTCCGGCACCAGGTAGGCGCGGAAGCCTTCCTTCTCCAGGGCCTCCAAGACCCCTTCCCCCACCCGGGCTTCCCGCAAGGAAAGGATGGCCTCCCCAAAGGGCCCCTGGACCCTCAGGTAGAGGGGAAGCGGCCCAGGGTGCTCGTCCAGGATGCTCTTTAGGAGGGTGACGCCTCCCTCGTCCAAAAGGGCGTGGTCCACCTCCACCTCCAGGGCCCTGGGGGCCTCGGCCACCTCCTCGTGGGTCCAGGCAGCCTGGGCGATCACCCTAAGCCCCCCCTCCTCCCGTTCCACCTCCGCCAGGACCAAAAGAGGGGTGTCCTCCTTGAGCTTGGGGGAGACCCCCTCATAGGCCCGGCCGAAGGCCACCACCTCCAGGGCCCCGGTCTCGTCGGAGAGGGTAAAGCGGGCCATCATCCCGCCGCTACGGGTGGGCTTGCGCACCACCTCCTCCACCATGCCCGCAAGGAGCACCCTGGCCCTTGGGGGAAGGCCCTGGATGAAATCGGCTAGCTCCTCCAAGGGGCAGCTGGCCACCTCCCTTAGCCCCGGGTAGCGGAGCACAGGGTGGCCAGAGACATAGATGCCCAAGGCCTCCTTCTCGTAGCGGAGCCGGGTGATCTCGTCCAGGGGCGGGGCCTCCAGCAAGGGGGGCTCCATGTACCCTTCCGCCTCGGCAAAAAGGCCCAACATCCCCGAGCGCGCCCGCTTTTGGCTTTCCGCCGCCCAGCGAAGGAGGGGTTCTAAGGAGGCGAGAAGCCTCGCCCTATCCCCAAAGGCGTCAAAGGCCCCCGCCTTGATGAGGGACTCGAGGGTGCGCTTGTTCACCACCTTCTCGTCCAGGCGCTTTAGGAAATCCCCCAGGCTCTTAAAGGGTCCACCCCGCTCCCTTTCCGCCAGGATGGCCTGGGCCGCCCCCTCCCCCACGTTCTTCACCGCGGAAAGGCCAAAGAGGATCTCCTCCCCCACCACCTTGAAGTCAAAGCCCGAGCGGTTGATGTCCGGGGGCAGGACCTCAATGCCCATGGCCCGGGCGTCGCGGATGTACTCCGCCACCTTGTCGGAGTCGTGCCGCTCCACGCTGAGGAGGGCGGCCATGAACTCCACGGGGTAGTGGGCCTTCACGTAGGCGGTCTGGTAGGAAAGGAGGCTGTAGGCGGCGGCGTGGGAGTTATGGACGATGACATCCTCGGCCAGGAAGGTGTGGGTGCCCTCCACGGTGAGGTCGTAGACCTCCTCCTCCCCTAAGGGCTCTATGGCCTCCACCCGGTCCCAGTAGATCTCCGCCCCCGCCAGGCGCCAAAGGGCTAGGCTTCCCGTTAGGGCCGCAAGGCGCACCACCGTGGAACGGGAAAGCCCTAGACGGCCCTTGCCGGGCCGCAAAAGCCCCTGGGCCAAACCATGGGCCGCCAAAAAAGCCCCCTCCTTACCCCCGGAAACCTGGGCCAAAGCCTCCTTGACCAGAGGGAGGAAGGCCAGGGGCAGAATATCCTTGGTGCTCCTTCCCTCCCCCTTCCAGGAGGAAAGAAGCCCCTCTAAGTCCCGCTTCCTCTTGCCCAAGAGGTAAGGCCCCACCAGCCTGGCAAAACGCCAGGCCGCCTCCAGGCCCCCAAGCAGGTAGACCACATAGCCCTTTCGCCCCCCTCCATAGGGGAAATGCTTTTCCACCAGTCGGCTTTGCAGGCCCAGGCGAAGGAGAAGGTGTTGCACCCCTTGGGCCAGGGCCTGGGAAGCGGTGGCGTAGAAGATGAGCTTTCCCTTGGGATCCACTCCCCCATCCCCCATCCAAAGCCGCCCCAAAAGCCTTGCCACCCCCTCCAAGGGAAGGCCAAAGACCCTTTCGGGCAACCGCTTTTCCCTGGCGGAGAGGCCCATCAGGCCCATCTCCCGCAGAAACGCCTCCGCTTCCGAGGGCACCTTGCGGTTTTGCCGGCCCACATAGAGGTGGGCCACCCCCCGGCGCCAGACCAAGCGGGTACGGGTGTTGGCAAAGCCCGCCAAGGCCTCCTGCATGGCCAAAAGCTCCTCTTCCGAGGAGGTGTAGAGGTAAAAGCCCGAAGGATGGCGAAGGTTTCCCTCGCTTAAGGCAAAGCCTAGGAGGTCCAGCTCATGGGGCCTCAAATCCTCCGAGGGTTGGTAGGGCAGGTACCGGGGTAGGGCAACGAAATCCCCTGGGCGAAGCCTCCCCAGCTCCCGCCAGCCTTCCGGGGTGTAGAGGGGGTGGTTGGCCGTGGCCTCGAGGACCCTTCCCGTGGCGGTGCGCAAGCGAAAGACCATGGCCCGGCCGCTGGGGAAGGCGGCCAGCACCCGTCTTGGCACCAGGCGCAAGGTGGCCTCATCCAGGGAAACCACCAAGACCCCCTTGGCCTCACCCCGCACCAGGGCCTCGATGGGTACGGGCTTCCCCGTGCGGTAGTCCACCACCCGGGTCCTTCCCGGCAGGCACTTGTTGAAGCCATAGTTGGCAAAAGCCTCCAGCATGTCAAAAAGCCGGTTGGCCTCCTCCTCGGGGACGCCCCGTTCCTTGGCCCCCCGCACGAAGCGCTCCCGGTGCCTTTGCATCTCCTCCACTTTCTTCTTGCCCATGGCCCGGCGGAGGAGGTCCGCCTCCCCTAAGGAGTAGCCCGCCACCTGCGAGGCGATCTGCATGATCTGCTCCTGGTAGACGGGGATGCCGTAGGTCTCCTCCAGGATGGGCCTTAGGTACTTCTCCGCATGGGGGAACTCCGCATAGCTCACGGGCTCCTGGCCATGGTGGCGGCGGATGTAGGTGGGGATGTGCTCCATGGGCCCCGGGCGGTAGAGGGAGACCAAGGCGATGATGTCCTCGAGGCGCCTGGGCTTAAGCCCCCGCACCGTGGCCGTCATGCCCCCCGACTCCAGCTGGAAAACCCCCTTGGTCTCCCCCCGCGCCAAGAGGGCGAAGGTCTTGGGATCGTCCAGGGGCAGGCGGTCGTAGTCCAGCTCTACCCCCTTGGACTCCTTGACGATCTTCTTGGCCTCGTCCAGGAAGGTGAGGGTGCGCAGGCCCAAAAAGTCCATCTTCAAAAGCCCCAAGGCCTCCACCGCCCCCATGTCGTACTGGGTCACGGGCCGCCCCTCCTGGTCCCGCATGAGGGGGACCAGATCCGTAAGGGGCTCTTGGGCGATCACCACCCCGGCGGCGTGCACGGAGGCGTGGCGGTTTAGGCCCTCCAGGCGCATGGCCACCTCTATGACCTCCCGCACCTTGGGGTCCTTTTCCATCTCCGCCTTCAGCTCCGGCACCAGCTCTATGGCCTCGGCCAGGGGCTTGGGCTTGCCGAACTGCACGGGGATCAGCTTGGCCAGCTCCTCCGCCTTCTTGTGGGGGATGCCGTAGACCCGGGCCACGTCCTTGAGGGCCGCCTTGGAGGCCAGGCTCCCGAAGGTGCCGATCTGGGCCACCTTGTCCTCCCCATACCGCTGGCGCACGTACTGGATTACCCGGTCCCGCTCCCGGTCGGAGAAGTCGGTGTCGATATCCGGCATGGAAACCCGCTCGGGGTTCAGAAAGCGCTCAAAGAGGAGGCCAAAGCGCAAGGGGTCGATGTTGGTGATGCCCACGGCATAGGCCACCAGGCTCCCAGCGGCGCTTCCCCGGCCTGGCCCCACGGAAACCCCATGGTCCCGGGCCCAGTTGATGTAGTCCTGCACGATAAGGAAGTAGCCGGGAAAGCCCATGCGCTCGATCACGGAAAGCTCGTAAAGGGCCCGGTGCAAAATGGCCTCCGCCGTCCACTCCCGTACCCCTTCCAAAGGGGGCAACTGGGGCCGAAGGGCTTCCCAGGCCTCCCCCTCCACCTGGGCCAGGGCCTCCGCCAAAGCCTCCCCGTCCCCGTGAGGGGGGATACGGCCCAGAAGGCGGAAAACCTCCCGGTAAAACCCCTCGGTGATCCGGTCCGGATACCGGGCAAGAAGCCCTTTGAAGGTGAGCTCCCGCAGGTACTGGGCCT from Thermus caldifontis carries:
- the dnaE gene encoding DNA polymerase III subunit alpha, whose product is MGRLKFAHLHQHTQFSLLDGAAKLSDLLKWVKEVSPEDPALAMTDHGNLFGAVEFYKKATAMGIKPIIGYEAYVAAESRFDRKRGKGLDGGYFHLTLLAKDFKGYQNLVRLASRAYLEGFYEKPRIDREILREHSEGLIALSGCLGAEIPQFILQDRLDLAEARLNEYLAIFGDRFFLEIQNHGLPEQRKVNQVLKEFAKRYGLGMVATNDGHYVRKEDARAHEVLLAIQSKSTLDDPERWRFPCDEFYVKTPEEMRAMLPEEEWGDEPFDNTVEIARMCNVDLPIGDRMVYRIPRFPLPEGRTGALPAGQTDLRKQDALPAGQTDLRKQEAQYLRELTFKGLLARYPDRITEGFYREVFRLLGRIPPHGDGEALAEALAQVEGEAWEALRPQLPPLEGVREWTAEAILHRALYELSVIERMGFPGYFLIVQDYINWARDHGVSVGPGRGSAAGSLVAYAVGITNIDPLRFGLLFERFLNPERVSMPDIDTDFSDRERDRVIQYVRQRYGEDKVAQIGTFGSLASKAALKDVARVYGIPHKKAEELAKLIPVQFGKPKPLAEAIELVPELKAEMEKDPKVREVIEVAMRLEGLNRHASVHAAGVVIAQEPLTDLVPLMRDQEGRPVTQYDMGAVEALGLLKMDFLGLRTLTFLDEAKKIVKESKGVELDYDRLPLDDPKTFALLARGETKGVFQLESGGMTATVRGLKPRRLEDIIALVSLYRPGPMEHIPTYIRRHHGQEPVSYAEFPHAEKYLRPILEETYGIPVYQEQIMQIASQVAGYSLGEADLLRRAMGKKKVEEMQRHRERFVRGAKERGVPEEEANRLFDMLEAFANYGFNKCLPGRTRVVDYRTGKPVPIEALVRGEAKGVLVVSLDEATLRLVPRRVLAAFPSGRAMVFRLRTATGRVLEATANHPLYTPEGWRELGRLRPGDFVALPRYLPYQPSEDLRPHELDLLGFALSEGNLRHPSGFYLYTSSEEELLAMQEALAGFANTRTRLVWRRGVAHLYVGRQNRKVPSEAEAFLREMGLMGLSAREKRLPERVFGLPLEGVARLLGRLWMGDGGVDPKGKLIFYATASQALAQGVQHLLLRLGLQSRLVEKHFPYGGGRKGYVVYLLGGLEAAWRFARLVGPYLLGKRKRDLEGLLSSWKGEGRSTKDILPLAFLPLVKEALAQVSGGKEGAFLAAHGLAQGLLRPGKGRLGLSRSTVVRLAALTGSLALWRLAGAEIYWDRVEAIEPLGEEEVYDLTVEGTHTFLAEDVIVHNSHAAAYSLLSYQTAYVKAHYPVEFMAALLSVERHDSDKVAEYIRDARAMGIEVLPPDINRSGFDFKVVGEEILFGLSAVKNVGEGAAQAILAERERGGPFKSLGDFLKRLDEKVVNKRTLESLIKAGAFDAFGDRARLLASLEPLLRWAAESQKRARSGMLGLFAEAEGYMEPPLLEAPPLDEITRLRYEKEALGIYVSGHPVLRYPGLREVASCPLEELADFIQGLPPRARVLLAGMVEEVVRKPTRSGGMMARFTLSDETGALEVVAFGRAYEGVSPKLKEDTPLLVLAEVEREEGGLRVIAQAAWTHEEVAEAPRALEVEVDHALLDEGGVTLLKSILDEHPGPLPLYLRVQGPFGEAILSLREARVGEGVLEALEKEGFRAYLVPDREAFLQGNGGASPKEEVVPF